The DNA segment GGGCCTGATCGGGTTGCCCACCGGCGCGGCGTACGCCGCATCGAAGGGCGGCGTGCGGCTGCTCACCAAGTGCGTCGCGGTCGAAGGCGGCGCCGCGGGCGTGCGCTGCAACTCCGTTCACCCCGGCTTCATCTGGACGAACATGCAGGCAGCCGCGGTGCAGCAGCTGACCGAGCGCGGCGCGCAGTCCGGCGCGAGCGCGATTCCGCTCGGGCGCATGGGCAAGCCCGAGGACATCGCGAACTGCATCCTCTTCCTCGCATCCGACGAATCGAGCTATGCCACGGGCGCCGAGTTCACGATCGACGCGGGCATGACCGCGATCTGACCCGCGCGCCTTTTCTCGTTCACCCGCAATCGGAAGGAAGCGTCATGAGTGAGGCACTCCTGAAGCCCGAGCTCGACACCTGGCCGCAGCAGACGACGCGCGGCCATCGCATCCCCGGCAACCGCTACACGTCGGCGGAGTTCTTCCGCGAAGAGTGGGACAAGATGTGGACGCGGGTGTGGCTCTTGTTAGGGCGCGAGTCCGAGCTGCCCACGCCGGGCAGCTGGCAGATGGAGCCGGTGGGGCCGGAAGAGATCCTGATGGTTCGCCAGCAGGACGGCTCGGTGAAGGCGTTCTTCAACGTGTGCCAGCACCGCGCGAATCCGCTGGTCGACGCGCCGAAGGGCTTCACGCGCCGCTTCGTGTGCAAGTACCACAGCTGGGTGTTCGCGCCGGACGGGCGCCTCACCTTCGCGCCCGACAAGGAGGACTTCGCCGAGGGCAACCCGTGCGGGAAGGTCTCGCTGAAGGAGCTGCGCTGCGAAACGTTCGCGGGCTTCGTGTGGGTGAACATGGATCCGGACTGCGCCCCGCTGAAGCGATTCCTCGGCCCGATCTGGGATGCGTGGAGCGCGCTCGATCTCGACAAGTGGCGGCGCGTGCAGGCCAAGTCGGCGTGGCTGCCGTGCAACTGGAAGGTCGTGCTCGACAACTTCAACGAGTCGTATCACGTGCCGACCGTGCACATGGCCGCGACGCCGGAAACGGATCGCACGCGGGTGCGCGGCAACATCAACACTTATTACAAAGAGACGAAGTTCGACCTGTCTGACGAAGGCCACAACCGCATGGTGATGCAGGGCGGCTACGGCGTCGGGCAAACGGACGACGACGGCAACATCGTGGAGCCGCTCGCCTCCCAGCTGCGCGCGTGGGACATCGATCCCGCGCTGTTCAAGGGCAACCCCGAGGCGACGCGCGGCGCGCTGCAGAAGGCGAAGCGCCAGCTCGGCCCGGCGCGCGGCTTCTCGCACTACGCGAAGGTGCCCGACCAGCAGCTCACCGACGCGTTCCACTACACGCTGTTTCCGAACTTCGCGGTCTCGGTGTGGAGCGACGGCTTCCACTTCCTGCGCGCGCGGCCGCACTACAAAGACCCGGAGCAGTGCCTGTTCGACAACT comes from the Deltaproteobacteria bacterium genome and includes:
- a CDS encoding aromatic ring-hydroxylating dioxygenase subunit alpha, with the translated sequence MSEALLKPELDTWPQQTTRGHRIPGNRYTSAEFFREEWDKMWTRVWLLLGRESELPTPGSWQMEPVGPEEILMVRQQDGSVKAFFNVCQHRANPLVDAPKGFTRRFVCKYHSWVFAPDGRLTFAPDKEDFAEGNPCGKVSLKELRCETFAGFVWVNMDPDCAPLKRFLGPIWDAWSALDLDKWRRVQAKSAWLPCNWKVVLDNFNESYHVPTVHMAATPETDRTRVRGNINTYYKETKFDLSDEGHNRMVMQGGYGVGQTDDDGNIVEPLASQLRAWDIDPALFKGNPEATRGALQKAKRQLGPARGFSHYAKVPDQQLTDAFHYTLFPNFAVSVWSDGFHFLRARPHYKDPEQCLFDNWWYSSPASLDAGVGGAHRTSNASVEEVPVTWVDTSKESIGPAIEDDVRVFVTQQRGFRSRGFEGVYLSTQETRVRRYHELIDDYIAGRLPRK